One window from the genome of Metabacillus flavus encodes:
- the galU gene encoding UTP--glucose-1-phosphate uridylyltransferase GalU yields MTKVRKAIIPAAGLGTRFLPATKAQPKEMLPIVDKPTIQYIIEEAVASGIEDIIIVSGRGKRAIEDHFDKSYELEETLAKKGKDKVLKEVQAISGLANIHYIRQKEPKGLGHAINCASRFIGDEPFAVLLGDDIVRSEVPCTKQLIDAFDLHQRSVVGVQQVPQEDVSKYGIIAPQETPNGDKMISVHTLVEKPKREEAPSNYAIMGRYILTPEIFSILDELPPGAGGEIQLTDALKVLNESQPIYAYNFDGQRYDVGDKFGFIKATVDFALEREDLRDQVNNYLEKVVKK; encoded by the coding sequence ATGACAAAGGTTAGAAAAGCCATTATTCCAGCTGCGGGTTTAGGTACACGCTTTTTGCCTGCTACAAAAGCACAGCCGAAGGAAATGCTTCCGATTGTAGACAAGCCGACCATTCAATACATTATTGAAGAAGCGGTTGCCTCCGGGATTGAAGATATTATTATCGTAAGTGGTCGCGGAAAGCGCGCGATCGAGGATCATTTCGATAAATCCTATGAGCTTGAAGAAACTCTTGCGAAAAAAGGGAAAGACAAGGTCCTTAAAGAGGTCCAGGCAATCTCCGGCCTTGCTAACATTCATTACATCCGCCAAAAAGAGCCAAAAGGATTGGGCCATGCGATTAACTGTGCAAGCCGTTTTATTGGAGACGAGCCTTTTGCGGTTCTGCTTGGTGATGACATTGTCCGTTCTGAGGTTCCGTGCACGAAGCAGCTGATTGATGCATTTGATCTGCATCAGCGCAGTGTAGTTGGCGTACAGCAGGTGCCGCAGGAGGATGTATCCAAATACGGAATCATCGCTCCTCAGGAAACGCCTAATGGAGATAAAATGATTTCTGTACATACATTGGTTGAAAAGCCGAAGAGAGAAGAAGCACCTTCTAACTATGCAATTATGGGCCGCTATATTCTGACGCCAGAGATATTCAGCATTCTTGATGAGCTGCCACCGGGAGCCGGCGGAGAGATTCAGCTGACCGATGCGCTGAAGGTATTGAACGAAAGCCAGCCGATTTATGCGTACAACTTTGACGGACAGCGCTATGATGTTGGCGACAAATTCGGTTTTATTAAAGCAACGGTTGACTTTGCCCTTGAGCGCGAAGATCTAAGAGACCAAGTAAACAACTATCTTGAAAAGGTAGTGAAAAAGTAA
- a CDS encoding UDP-glucose dehydrogenase family protein, which produces MQIAVVGTGYVGLVTGVCLSEIGHDVTCVDIDEQKVERMRQGLSPIYEPGLDELMKANIDRGRLHFTTNHKEAFAGAKAIYIAVGTPQREDGQADLRFVEQVAIDIASNIENDVVVVTKSTVPVGTNERVQSIVREHLKEDYKVHSVSNPEFLREGSAVKDTFEGDRIVIGSNNEEAAALLEEINRPFGIEIFKTDIRSAEMIKYASNAFLATKISFINEIANLCEKLEADVEDVAAGMGLDDRIGSKFLKAGIGYGGSCFPKDTSALVQIASYVQHDFNLLKSVIQVNGEQQRMLVTKAKQRFGSLEGKRVAMLGLAFKPNTDDMREAASITLAHELVKEGATVVAYDPIAADNAKKLLPSETLYVESPDEAIAGADFAMIVTEWDQVKALTFHDYIEKMNEPIIFDGRNCYSLEQAAQHPVEYYSVGRKNITSRN; this is translated from the coding sequence ATGCAAATAGCAGTAGTTGGTACAGGGTATGTCGGTCTGGTAACAGGTGTCTGCCTTTCTGAAATCGGTCATGACGTTACCTGTGTCGATATCGATGAACAAAAAGTGGAGCGCATGAGACAAGGTTTGTCTCCAATTTATGAGCCGGGTCTCGATGAATTGATGAAAGCGAACATTGACCGGGGAAGACTGCATTTTACAACGAATCATAAAGAAGCATTTGCCGGTGCTAAAGCCATTTATATTGCAGTAGGCACACCTCAGCGTGAAGATGGCCAGGCCGATCTTCGCTTCGTTGAGCAGGTAGCAATCGATATCGCCAGCAACATCGAAAATGATGTAGTCGTTGTAACGAAAAGCACGGTGCCTGTTGGAACAAACGAACGCGTCCAGTCGATTGTAAGAGAGCACCTGAAAGAGGATTATAAGGTTCACTCTGTCTCCAATCCGGAGTTCCTTCGTGAAGGATCCGCTGTAAAGGATACATTTGAAGGCGATCGGATTGTAATTGGATCCAACAACGAAGAAGCTGCTGCTCTACTAGAGGAAATCAACCGTCCGTTCGGCATTGAAATATTCAAAACGGATATCCGCAGTGCGGAAATGATCAAGTATGCTTCCAATGCATTTCTTGCTACGAAAATCAGCTTTATCAACGAAATCGCCAACCTCTGCGAAAAGCTTGAGGCAGACGTAGAAGATGTAGCGGCTGGCATGGGACTTGATGACCGGATCGGCAGCAAATTCCTGAAAGCGGGAATCGGCTACGGCGGATCCTGCTTCCCGAAAGACACAAGCGCGCTTGTCCAGATCGCAAGCTATGTTCAGCACGATTTCAACCTGCTGAAATCCGTTATTCAAGTCAATGGCGAACAGCAGCGCATGCTTGTAACAAAAGCTAAGCAGCGTTTTGGCAGCCTGGAAGGAAAGCGCGTGGCTATGCTTGGTCTAGCGTTCAAGCCAAACACTGATGATATGCGTGAAGCAGCATCCATCACTCTAGCCCATGAATTGGTGAAAGAAGGAGCAACCGTCGTTGCCTATGATCCGATAGCAGCAGACAATGCGAAAAAACTTCTTCCCTCCGAGACTCTCTATGTAGAAAGCCCGGATGAAGCCATTGCAGGAGCAGATTTTGCAATGATCGTAACCGAGTGGGATCAAGTAAAAGCTCTTACATTCCATGATTATATTGAGAAAATGAATGAGCCGATTATTTTTGACGGACGCAACTGCTATTCTCTTGAGCAGGCAGCCCAGCATCCGGTTGAATATTATTCAGTTGGACGAAAAAATATTACGAGCCGAAACTAG